The Phragmites australis chromosome 13, lpPhrAust1.1, whole genome shotgun sequence DNA window ATGCTCGACTCGGGACCGCAACCAAGAGTTGGTTGCGCCTCCGATCATGGCGCGTACGGGAATCGCAGATTTTTTGGTCTCGTTAGTTAGGATACATCAGccaagatcaattccaacattctcccccttgatcgtaaGACTACcatcataagcccactctcaaTGAAATAGCACACCAAGGCAAAAGATTACAGCGGCTCATTAAATAACACTGAAACCCAAAAAAAACCCATAGCACACTATTTCATCTTGAAATGGAAATTTGTTATtcctaatgggagttggtttgcattatggtactcttatccagaatcataggctttccaataaccccacgctggcaacatgatcacgaaaaatatgaggtggtaagcctttagtgaccagatccgcaagcattgacttagtacttatatgcttgacacttattgtttgatcctggattctatctttcacaacatgatacttaatgtcgatgtgtttggcagcaccactcgacttgttgttactcgtatagaaaactgtgggttgattatcgcagtataatgtAAGTGGTTTTGCAATGCCGTCGACCACTCTTAACCCcaggataaagttctttagccatacagcctgcccggtagcctcataatatgccacaaactcagcttgcatcattgaagatgttgtgagtgtctgtttggagctattccacgagatagctcctccagcgagggtgaagatataacctgatgtggatttcttagtgtatacacaccccgcaaagtctgcatccgaataaccaatgacttcaaggttatcggattctctaaatatgagcatgtggtttttagtgccttgcaaatagtgaaggactttcttaacggctttccagtggtccgGTCCTGGATTTGATTGATATCTGCCAAGTATCCCGGTCACAAAAGCTAAGTCAGGGCGTGTAcaaacttgagcatacataatgcttccaacagctgaagcataaggaaccgtcttcatttgatcaatttcatattggttccttggacaTTGATATCTCacaaacttatcgcccttaacaataggagcaggcatgatagagcacttatgcatattgtatttctttagtactctgtctatgtatgccttttgagacaaactTAATACTCCTTTGGACCAATCTCGGTGAATTTCAATGTTAAGAACATAAaaggcttcaccgagatccttcatatcgaaattagaggaaagaaatctcttggtctcaaacaacatatccttatcactactggccaataagatatcatttacataaagaactaagatggtgaattttcccctttaaactttatataaatgcagttatcaacttcattttctttaaagccaaaatttctaatgactttGTCAAACTTGAGATATCACTGTCTAGACGTttgttttagaccataaattgatttcttaaggagACATCCCAAATGTTTCTTGCCtttcatgataaaaccttccggctgagccatgtaaatattttcttccaagtcaccattaaggaatgccatttttacatccatctgatgcagctctaaatcataatgcgctgtgagtgccataattattctgaaagaatctttacttgatacaggagagaaagtttcattataatcgattccttctctttgcaagaagcctttagctacgagccttgctttgaacctttcgatgttcccattagagtcatgtttggttttgtagacccatttacagcctactgttttggctccgtcAGGGATTTCAACTAGGTCCCACACATCATtattgctcatagattttaattcgtcattcatggcattaagccactcagacaaatgctcactcatcatggcctctttatatgagttgggatcttttgtcttccctatgtcattaacatcctcattcatataaacaacataatcgtttgagatggcaggtctcctgtcacgctgtgatctcctgatcggttcattatgcactgcaggacaaggactgggtgctgcaggggactgctgaggctcatcgttaggtatatcgttaggaatttcagagaccttAACAGGGGGTGTactgacgttagtttctactgaaggtgcaaccacctgagGCACAGGGATGTATGACTCTTGTATCAGCGGAGTAGGAAACATAAACccgtttttcttcaagatcaacttccctcgGCTCCATATCCCCGttctcaagaaacacagcgtgtcttgtttctacgaacttagtgatcctatctggacagtaaaagcgatacccctttgatctttcCGGATACCcaataaagtgacaactaactgtcttagaatctaatttcccaatatgtggattaaagactttagcttcagctgcacagccccacacgcgtaaatactttaaagagggttttcttccagtccataattcataaggtatttttggaactgatttactgggaacccgattaagaatgtgtgtggctatcttaagtgcctccatccacattccaactggtaaactagaatagctgagcatacttcgcaccatgtccataagcgtgcggttgcatcgctcagctaccccgttttgctgaggttcaccaggtgtagaatattgggctactatgccattttcctaaaggaatctggcaaaaggaccagggatttgcccatatGTGGCATGCCTCCCACAATATTCTCCCCCgcgatccgatctcactactttaattttcaggttgtgctgattttctacttcagccttgaatatcttaaatttatcgagagacttagatcgatctttaatggggtagatatagccgtaacgggagaaatcatcagtgaaggtaacgaaagaatcaaaaccgtcaactgatgtcacaggaaaaggaccacatatgttcgtatgaattaattctaataatcctgtgctccgagtggcccctttctttattttgcttaacgtattttcctttaatgcaatctatgcagtggtcagagtcggagaagtctaagggttggagaatctcttccttaatgagatgctccattctccccctcgaaatgtggcctaGAAAATAATGCCACAgtttcgaagaagtctcattaattgtacttctctttctcttatggcttacatcatagacattcatcgtcacagaggattcattaagaggaagcatataaagtttgtattgtcggatggcaagaccaataacatctgaattaaatttaagaatgcatttattgtctccgaaattacaatgaaaaccatcatcatctaacatcgaaatagaaatgagattcctcctcatgaAAGGaatataaactacattattcagtttaagagtgaagccactatcaagaactaatggaagggatccgatagcttcaacttgagcttccttcccattggccactctaagacttcgctccccctttcttaatgttctcgcggtaaggaatccctgtaaggagttggtaacgtgcacagtggcacctgagtcaatccaccatgaattaaggaaaaaatcagcataaagtgattcatcaatgaatgttatgaaatcattacccttctttgcaagccacttcaggaaaccaacacagtccttttggtagtggtccttcttgtggcagaagtggcatccgtcatctttagattcttgagaggcaggagcagaaggagcaaaTGCCTTGGGCACCCTCTGTGCTGCCTTGTCATGTTTAGCGACaaaatgcaacttcttcttagacttgaaatccccttggaattttcttttattcttgggACTGCTAACTTGATTAACAAAgtctttattttcagcccttaccctctcttcctcttggacgcacatcGTGATCAAGTCGCTCACGCTCCACTTCtctttctgagtgttgtaatttatcttaaagggagtaaactcaggagggagagagatcataatgaagtggacaaggaaaccctcagtgatttccatatccatgcccttgagtttggcagccatgtctgtcatcatcatgatgtgttctcttatgccactggacccataattatacttagtgttgaggagcttctgaatcaGTGTACTGGCATAAACTTTGGAGGTGCCTTTAAATTGCTCTTCCACATATGCCAAGTACGTTTTAGCTTTTTCTGAGTTTGAaattgctccccttatagcatctgatattgagttcctcattatcataagagacatgcgattggaccgctcccacttctcaaaaagtgcatcataagttttctttaattcatcataattttccacgccaatggcgggagcagtgggagcgtcaaccctgagtgcatagtccaggtccaaaacaccaaggacaacagtcaccttagctttccaagcagGAAAATTATTGCTCATAAGTTGCTCTGTACCATCAATAGTGGCGGCAATAGAGGAAGTGTCAAGAGCTGGAGAGAAGAATTGGACcagattagtaaatttatcataagaaaataatttacacgaaaataaccctaggttggtctgattaaaatcatgcaaaaataaaacaCCAATCtgcatcaccgttgggcagaaaacggaaaagaatttaaataaacacataaaaatagCACAAAATTATAGTCAACTTTGGttagaaagtaattatgaacctatataaattaaTCGTAAAATTCTTCGGAAAAATCTTCCCGTTGGATCCAATTCAACCAGAGAATTAACAATAATATTTGatgcattaatcatcattaacttTGGGCTATTTGCATTAGATATTCCAGTGCATAAATGGAAAAAACGTTAGAAATCACtgaaaattccaaataaatggaAAAGTCCAAAGCTTTAAAGAAAACAGCCCAAAACGGCCTTTCGGCCTGACTCGGCCTAGACCTGTGCACACTACCATTCAGCCCAAAAGTGGACTTTTGGGCCATGTAGCGCGTGGCCCAGTCCTCAAAGCACGGCCCTCTTTCCGCGCACGGCCCGAAGCAGCACAGCCGTCCATCGCGATCGACGGCAGGCCGACGAAATCGCCTAGTATAAAAACACCGTCGGCCGAAACCCTAATTAACATTAGGATTTCGGGTTGGGATTTAGGGTTCGGATTGGGGGGGAATGGGGATGTTCATTAGGATTTGTGTTAGAGTTTCCCCAATCCCCTCCTTCTTAATGCTACCCGAACTCAAAACCTATCTATTTGCCCCCAAACAGGCTCCAAAACACACAAACATActcatacatgcacataaacaTAATCAAATCAGAAGAATTTAACTTTAAAACATGAATGAGTGTATAATCCGAGACTAATTTGGACTAATTCATATAATTTAAGCTTTAAATGGAAGCAATCAAGGCCTAAACTTGCTTAATTGACAATAACAGTGCTAAAACTTAATCAAAATTGGCCCTAATTAACATTAACCAAACCTAATTGACATCAATTATACTTAGACATGATCATTCAGGACTAATTGGTCATCAATAAACATAATTAAGTCTAATAGGGGTCTGATTAGGGCTAACAcaggctctggtaccaaatgTTATAAGTAAAACTTCACTTAAGCATTACTAGAGCTAACCCTAAGATCAAACACCCAAAGAGCGGAAGCGTGAACACCTACCGTAGCCTGGAGAACCCATTCAGTTCTTGATTAGTTGGTGCAGTGGCGACGATCTTCGAGTCGATTCAGTGCCCCTTTAGGATCGAGAAGAGTTTGTTAGGGCGTTTGGGACCTCACGGGATTTTCTTTCTCTCCGAGAGGTGCTGGGACCCTTTATTTATATGGCGTTGCTCGACTCGGGATCGCAACCAAGAGTTGGTTGCGCCTCCGATCATGGCACGTACGGGAATCACTGATTTTTCAGTCTCGTTAGTTAGGATACGTcagccgagatcaattccaacatttTGGGCTCAGGTGAACGGATTTGGCCGCGGAGTGCGGTGTTGGAGAGTGTAGAAGAGGGCGGTCCTATTTATAGGCGGCGACGACCTTTCCCACGGCCACGAGCCTCACGCGATTGGGTGAAGCCGTTGGCTTTTGCCGGCCTCGATCTCGGCTCGGGGGTGAATGGAGGGGAGTAGTGGCCGGAAGGAGTAGCGGGGAGAGCCACTACGGGCTAAGATGCCGAGGTAGTGGATGGCGTGGCCGTGGCATGCACGCTCACTGAGCAGTGGCGGGGTCAGAACGTCAGTGGCAGCGACGgtgggagggagaagaagatgagtgaGGGAGATGAGGTGGTGGCGGCCTAGGCCAAGGTTGGGCCGAATGCGCGGAAGGAAGAGAGGGATGGAGTTCGGCCCTAGCCGGACCGAAAAGGGAATAGGATCGGGTTTTGGCCCGAACTGATTTTTCGGTATTGTAATGTTTGAACATTTCGCAGGGGTTAAGaggattcaaatttgaattgtcttaaaaaatcaaataaaatccataaaATCAGAATTGCAGAATCATAAGCTTTGTGCATCTCttcaatttttgaaaattattcaaaattCAGATTTGATCCTAATTTGAGATACTTTTCCCTATTTaaatttagtttgttttattCGTGGATGTCGTGCATTGCACCGTGACGTGAGGGCAGCGAAATAACATGCCATGTCGAACCAGCAGACTGGTGCCGTGCGTGCCGGTCTCACGCCGTCCCCCTTTTCCCTTCTCAAACAGAACCCGTCACGCATCTGACAACATGGGCCCCGCGCGCCGGGACCCAATGAGAACCCACCCTGCCTCgtctatgtatatatatgtacacaaggTGTCTGCCCGCCAGAGCCAGCTAAGCGACCCACGCAGCCCTCTCGGTACTTGCGAGCTAGCTACGTGGCTGCTCCTCTCGCCGGCGCTGCTGTTTCCCGATGGCCGCCGCCGCAACCTTAGCTTTAGTTGGTAGAATGGTTTTGTGGTTAGTCAATTGGTTAGCTCGATAGCTCATGGCCTGATTGGCTTAACTGGTATGGCTAGATCATGGTTGGTAATCGATTACGTAGCACATGGTGAGCTAGTTGGTTTAACTGGTATGGCTAGATCATGGTTGGTAATCGAATACATAGATCATTAGTATTTATTACTAGTTGATGAGGCCTTGGCGCATCCGAAATTGCAGTCAGCTGATCTGACTCTACAAGTGGCTAGGGAGTCAACAGAAATAGTCATTCGAGTTGAGTCATCAATGCTAGTTAGGATATAATCAGTACTGATGAAATATCTGTAATGGTTCATACATTCCCACACTCAATTATTGATTGAGCTAgattgaaccgacactgatacttttGGAACaaattggcactgatacttaTGAGTCGACattgatactgagtatcagtgccgatttgtaTTACATGCCAACACTAATAAGTGTATAATCTATAGAAAGCGTTTTTTCTCCCCAAGCGTAAATAgaatagagaggagctctgttctgcGCGGCTCCTGCCATTTATGCCCAACATTGCGTTTAGAGACTTCAAAATTTAGAGAAATCTACATAACCAAGgtgctccaaggttagtaagataatctgtaatttatttttacttagatttacttgttagattgctctaggtttgaaagtATATGATTGCTCCATGTGATAAATTTTGGGAGGACCTAGGGTTCcaattgagctctaattgagtaagaattacaattttctcattgtagagtacatagagatgatctaccTATTCAATACCTTTTTCCCTCTGCTCGATTCtgacggtctaaccgccagccaTCGAGTACCGAGTGAACTTAGGATGTCTTAAATGAGGTTCAAACCTTTCGTCTCTTGTGTCGTTGGCTTTTGTTTACGAATGCTTTCAAGACATGACACCTTCCATGCCAattcatgatcatgcatcataagcatatttattttcccTCTTTCGTTGGTTTATTCGGTGCATTCTTgattgtttagagagtgatgcGCCAATGGTTCATGTGGTCGAAGCTAACACCGAACCGGAATTCGTGAGCGAAGCGTCGGAGCAACCAGGCAAGCATCTAACTATATTCTACCTTGTACTTTGGATCATgatgtctaaattgataaactatcattttatgtatgttatgcatgttagtgAGTTAGTGTCGGGTTCTGtggatagaacctatgttgatgcattgttcctatcttgatattgatgatatcaatccttgtaacctgggagTAATCATAttaatgtttaacttaaaaatatctgatatgcttagcaattcataggtcatcggtagaagtcgagcaatggttcgaCTATCGTCCACGAGCTTAGGGCTTGTTAATGTTCACAAAGCTCATGATGatgttggtttgtatgagttgtgaggatgagacgagatgtgggtggtgctaggggtaggtcgggagaggaaccgaatgccatagaccgtttgcatcgattaagcaccatcCGTTGTTacagttagctttagcacttttacGTACTTACCATGTATCTGTATATGGGTCCGATGAGCTGAATATGTTTGTAGCTGTGACCCTTTGACGTGCGAGTCTTTGGTGTTGTGaacataataggcttgtaaaggtatctagtttgctcagggagtagttctagatgacatTCGCACCTATAGACGCATATTCAAACGGTTGGGACTTATTGAGAAAGATTGTTACGAGTACCCCTTTGTGTAGATTTTAGTGAGTCGcataagccgaatggtccttgtGTCGTGTGGCTAAAAATGTACCCTCCTGCAAGGTGTAAGATCAATGCAAATTGCCGCGGTATTGGTCATGAGCACGCTTTTGTTCATTtatatcggtcgtagagtttcgatgtagGAAGTGGTTGTGATGGTTGAGGTTGGTTATGAGACGGTTCCTTATACAGATATATTTATGATATTGATATCTGAATATGAGTGTACAGTTGTTTAAGTTGTAGGTTCTCACATTCTTTTGTCAAAAGTGCTTTGCATATGAGTTTAGTTAACCTTATGACCATTTCCTTGCTAATTCACCCCCAAATACATTatctttggagtcgggttattatatgtaccattatggattaagtcatACGAGTACCTTCATAGTCATGTTGCTTTGCTGTGTAGGTGAGGAAGAgttagtgttcggctacttaTGGGCACATGGCACTACccgtcttttgtttttttcataattattttccACTGCGTAGTAACTCTAACCAACTAGGAGTTCAACTGTCTTTGGTCCTCATAGTGGTTGTGTTATGTAAATTATGGTGAAATTTtaataacttaaagacttgtaatataatttcattactcacactttattataccttgatgtgatgaatcatgttgtaaaggcttgtgttccgatcttggataTTAAAATACTTGCTAGGACTATTGGGATtagattctggttaatcactgtgtaaatggttgtggttgtgtaaatgatcgccctaatgattaattagaatacaatttggatggttcctcacaaagCCGGTATCCTCCTCTCCTTTATGATAAAACTGATGAGGAAATTAGAAGGAAAGTGAACACCAGtgtcactgcacacttcaaacgtACTGAGCCAGAGAAGAGTGCTATCGATCAAGCAATGGTCGCTaagtttcttcaaagtttggccAGACCTGTAGACCCACCACTAAAATCTAACTACGAGCGCATCATGAGTAAAAAAACAGTTGAGGAAGGGCTTTTCGACAGGGTAAAAAGCAAAGAGCGCTAGAACAAcatgaagaattagaaagaaactcTCTAATTAATGCCAGAATgacaaaagaagcacttcatGACGAGTCCAAGATTGAAAAAGCAAAAActagatggcaatttaagctcgGCGAATCACTGATTGAGTTCCTATTAGAGCTAACAACCTAAATGCGGAGATTTCATTCATGGTACTTGACACAATCAAAGgccggtagagaaatgttcgcaTTCCAATTcagacattgtgatttcctccacaTGGACGGCGAAGTCTAGATTCATTTAGATGAAATGTATCAAATGTACCAACAAGACGCTATCGGCAttcaactcataagtttgtggactctATAAATGAGAACCagtataattcacagtatatattcttgtattATTAGACCGAATATCTCAACTTCTtatgtatgtagaatggagatataTACATGCAATCAAAAGGGTATCACTGAAGTAGGGTTCCTCGactcaataaaaataaaccagACAATGGTCGCGACCCAGGTAAAAGCAACCGAGGATTATACACTTGATTTTATTAAAAcataccaattaaaaagatacatacttttaccttacaactttaGGTACGCATTTCCCTCCATgtttgttctactcttttttagcATCATGATGTTAGGACTTAGGACTAATTACCTATGGTGACATATGTGCAATTTTCACTGGGCTCTCTTTATCATCCAGACTGATTATAGCAGTATCGTTGTCCTCAATGTGAAAAAAATCCTGTAGCCGAATACCAATCCGTtatagacttgctacaaaggtaaactaatcatttcattaatGTTTTAGTAAACTtagaattgattgaatctaagtctagttacggtcaataatcacacacatacaagGTGTATGTGCGCTACGTCAAGAGGACATGACGTCACTTTATGTTCCGGAAGGAATGGAAAGTCGTAACCAACTTTTCTTGTAGGATTTAGACCGAgagcaacaatttatgtggctactatgtatataacTTCATGCATTGATGGACGAAAACAATTTTAGTATCATTATCAAAGCTGAGGTAAGTATATAGTGATGATTAATTTTCAGGTCCTACACGTGTTCAAagagattgatttcttcaattttggTGATTGCAGGACCTGGAGCTAGAAACAGGTATCCTCACACCGTAGAGAATCAACACAATTCAGGAACAACTttgcgggttcatcaatgaccaagtcattccaGAGTTCGGCTAGATTCTGTACATAGGGAGGGACCATCAGTGCCGACTGATGATAGAAAGCCGACACTGATACGGAGACTATCAGGGTCAGCTTTTACCACAAACCGACACTGACAGTCTgagtatcagtaccagttcttTGTTATGGATATGCAATAATACTCATTATACTTTGTTATGGATATGCAataatactcattatcagtgtcagttcaaaaactgccactGCTAGTGTTTTTGAGCCGGTACTGATGACCATTTTTTTAGCAGTGTTGATATTGCCATGGGCAAAACAAAGTGCAGTAGTTTGTTGAACTTTGTCACAGTCACTTAGTCAGAAGCAGAAAAGTAGTGATCAGAATAAGACGAACGAGGTTAATCTACAAGAGTGTGTGGTCCAAGAGTCAATTGGGTGACAGACAAGTTCCTCATGATCTAGCTATTGGGTGAATGTCTAAGGAATGTGCCTTTCACAAGAAACCTGATTTAGGGTGGTGTACATATTTCCCTTCCTGTGTGCTCCTGTTGCTACGCTGTGTTGTTGCCACCGAAGTTCAATCATGTTTGCTGTAATTTTCTCGAAAAAATAATCTTGTTTCTTCAAAAGAAACCATTCAGCAAAATATAGTGTAAATTAGTCAGGAATAttcttttcttgaaaaaaatatagtcaAGCAATTTTCCATGGCCTCTAATGCAGCATGCGGAAGTTCCCATCCCTTCGGCGAAGAAGAATGAGCTTCTGTTGAAGCTGGAAGCAGCAAGCATCAATCCGGTTGACTGGAAGATGCAGAAAGGAATGTTACGGCCTCTGCTGCCTCATAGGCTGCCATATATCCCAGGTAATCATCTTCATTCATCGACAAGTAGTTACTTTGAATCCTGGTGAATTGCGGTCTGCAGGTTGTAATGTCCATTTGCCAAAATTGATTAGGTCACTATGCCCGTTACTTCACTTCCCTTTCTACAATTTAAAAgaagttttgatggttgtcttATTCATTTCATATGATGTTTATGCCAAGTGTAACCTGGGACTTGTGCTAATATGATAATGCTAACCTTCTTAATCTTTTGCTACATCAACTTATATGTAAAATTATCCAAACCTGATAACTGGCAATATTAAGCTCTGTGCTGACTACTGACAGTACATCACTTTGTCCATATATTCTAGTATCTTAGTGCGTTTTTAACATTATCAGCATTGTACTTACAACCACATGATTAAACCGTGTGTATTCATGTAAATCTTCATACCATTAATCTTTGGACCCTCTTCTGTTTTACTAATATATAATAATAGGCAAAGCTCTTCATAACAAATGGGAAATGACCAGTTTTCGCCTTGGGGGTTTGGGGTTTCCTTGCACATTCTTGCAATCTTGCTTAGTCTTGGCATTGTGCtaggaaatttgaatttggacacAGATTACATTATATTTGGGTGAGTCAAATTTACTCTCCTTCACTTTGTGCACTAGCAAGGATAGGCAAGGGTGAGCAAGAGAACCAACATGCTTTTGGCACCCGATTCTGTTGCTGGGTGAAGGATGTGAGTTTTGTTGGCTCCTTTTCCTGTTCTCAGCTCATGCTAACTGTATGACTGAGTGTTTTATAGTCACATAAATATTTACTCAGATCTGTTACGCTAGCTGTTTAGAACTGTTCTCAATGAGTTGTGCTAATTCCTTCATCTTCTGCAGTGACTGATGTGGCAGGGGTAGTTGCAGCTGTTGGTTCTGGAGTCAATGGATTCAAGGCTGGAGATGAAGCCGTTGCCATGTTGAACCCATTCGTAAGCACACTTCCTTCGTTTACAATATGGTTCTGTTAATTTCCAGACAACAACATAAACCAAGGATATCGTCAGCTACAATAATGAAGCAGTCTTTCAGCAGCTGGAAGCTTTCTTTTCAGGATTGTGAGAATTGAATTGTTTGTCATTATTCAACGTTGTTAAGTGATTCATGCTTCCTTACACCTCCACATGTTCAGTGCGTGTTATTAATCTTCTATTTTACGATGAAGTTATATCTCTACTCTTACTAAAAATATTATCTTCTCTGTTACAGTCTGGAGGCGGACTCGCAGAGTACGCCGTGGCACCTGTAAAACTGACCGTCAAGAGGCCTCCCGGGGTATCTGCTGCCGAAGGCGCGGGGCTGCCCATCGCGGCCGGCACCGCGCTCCGGGCGCTGAGAGCCATCGGCGCCAAGTTCGACGGCACAGGCATGCCCTCGAACGTGCTGATCACCGCCGCGTCCGGCGGCGTCGGCCTCTACGCGGTGCAGCTCGTGAAGCTGGCGGGCCTCCACGTCACGGCCACCTGCGGTGCACGCAACGTGGAGCTGGTGCGGAGCCTGGG harbors:
- the LOC133889114 gene encoding chloroplast envelope quinone oxidoreductase homolog, with protein sequence MQHAEVPIPSAKKNELLLKLEAASINPVDWKMQKGMLRPLLPHRLPYIPVTDVAGVVAAVGSGVNGFKAGDEAVAMLNPFSGGGLAEYAVAPVKLTVKRPPGVSAAEGAGLPIAAGTALRALRAIGAKFDGTGMPSNVLITAASGGVGLYAVQLVKLAGLHVTATCGARNVELVRSLGADEVLDYKTPEGASMRNPSGRTYDGVAHCTVGVGWSAFKPLLSGAGKVVDITANVPAFLTAVLHRVTFARKRLVPLLLWPNKADLEFLVGLVEDGKLKTVVDSRFPLNDASMAWEKSVDGHATGKIIVQMEG